A window from Triticum aestivum cultivar Chinese Spring chromosome 6D, IWGSC CS RefSeq v2.1, whole genome shotgun sequence encodes these proteins:
- the LOC123142369 gene encoding acyltransferase-like protein At3g26840, chloroplastic yields the protein LDYNDLMVLQFYDIHDNKLNEEGLKLRTDFMGEIKNKDMHHVVLTPKMSGRFYFIFGEPIETKGREKELRDKEKAQHLYLHVKSEVESCIKYLKRREDPYRSTLSSLLYQAAHGSDAEIPTFEP from the exons TTAGACTACAATGATCTTATGGTGCTCCAATTTTATGATATCCATGACAACAAGCTAAATGAAGAGGGCCTAAAGCTAAG GACTGATTTTATGGGAGAgataaagaataaagatatgcaTCATGTAGTGCTTACGCCAAAAATGTCAGGAAGATTTTACTTCATCTTTGGGGAGCCTATTGAAACAAAAG GGAGGGAGAAGGAGTTAAGAGATAAAGAGAAGGCCCAGCACCTCTATTTGCATGTCAAATCTGAAGTGGAGAGTTGTATCAAGTATCTGAAGAGGAGAGAGGATCCCTACAGGAGTACACTGTCCAGTCTTCTATATCAGGCAGCTCATGGTTCTGATGCAGAAATACCCACATTTGAACCCTGA